One Vibrio campbellii CAIM 519 = NBRC 15631 = ATCC 25920 genomic window carries:
- the prpB gene encoding methylisocitrate lyase — protein MSLSPGAKFRLAIEQNNPLQIVGTINPYCAMMAKNLGHQAIYLSGGGIANASYGLPDLGITTLNDILVDVDRITNASDLPLLVDIDTGFGGAFNIARTIKAMEKAGAAAVHMEDQVAQKRCGHRPNKAIVSQQEMVDRVKAAVDARNDESFVIMARTDALAVEGMDSAIERAIACVEAGADMIFPEAMNQLDQYQQFSTVLEQATGKHVPILANITEFGQTPLYGCEELAQSNVDMVLYPLSAFRAMNKAAEMVYKHLLEVGNQEALLDSMQTRKELYEHLNYHDYENKLDKLFSEGK, from the coding sequence ATGAGCTTATCTCCGGGGGCGAAGTTCAGACTCGCCATTGAGCAAAACAACCCGCTGCAGATCGTCGGCACCATTAACCCATACTGCGCCATGATGGCGAAAAACTTGGGTCACCAAGCTATCTACTTGTCGGGTGGCGGCATCGCTAACGCATCCTACGGTTTGCCAGATCTTGGTATTACGACACTGAACGATATTTTGGTGGATGTAGACCGCATCACCAACGCGAGTGATTTGCCGTTACTGGTTGATATCGATACTGGCTTTGGCGGTGCTTTTAATATTGCTCGCACCATTAAAGCGATGGAAAAAGCGGGAGCGGCGGCAGTACACATGGAAGACCAAGTGGCGCAAAAGCGTTGCGGCCATCGTCCAAACAAAGCGATTGTTAGCCAACAAGAAATGGTCGACCGAGTGAAAGCGGCGGTGGATGCACGTAATGACGAGAGCTTTGTCATTATGGCTCGTACCGATGCGTTAGCGGTTGAAGGCATGGACAGTGCGATTGAACGTGCGATTGCATGTGTGGAAGCGGGCGCAGATATGATTTTCCCGGAGGCGATGAACCAGCTAGACCAATATCAACAGTTCTCAACAGTGCTAGAGCAAGCTACAGGGAAGCACGTGCCAATTCTTGCCAACATTACTGAGTTTGGACAAACGCCACTTTACGGCTGTGAAGAGTTAGCCCAATCCAACGTGGACATGGTTTTGTACCCATTGAGCGCATTCCGTGCGATGAACAAAGCTGCCGAGATGGTTTACAAACACTTGCTAGAAGTTGGTAACCAAGAAGCGTTGCTTGATTCAATGCAGACACGAAAAGAGCTGTATGAGCACCTTAATTACCACGACTACGAGAATAAGTTAGACAAGCTGTTCTCCGAAGGTAAATAA
- a CDS encoding GntR family transcriptional regulator: MNTELKTRHKVIVSEKEHTKSESLTESLVEAIVSGEIEPGSKISEPELAKKYQVSRGPLREAMMRLEGLGLIERIPHVGARVITFSPEKLIELYSVREALEGMAARLAARHITQEELLSLEMLLSTHSKHIYEVEGASYFHQHGDFDFHYRIIQASRNSKLISLLCDELYHLLRMYRYQSPRAQSRPIEALNEHKFILQAIHNRDEELAEMLMRRHISGSRKLIELQILHSESKDREQD; the protein is encoded by the coding sequence ATGAATACAGAATTGAAAACTCGTCATAAAGTGATTGTCTCTGAGAAGGAGCACACTAAATCTGAATCGCTGACCGAATCGTTAGTGGAAGCGATCGTAAGTGGTGAAATCGAACCGGGCAGTAAAATCTCAGAGCCTGAATTAGCCAAGAAATATCAAGTGAGTAGAGGTCCTTTACGTGAAGCCATGATGCGCCTTGAAGGACTTGGGTTGATTGAGCGTATTCCACATGTTGGTGCTCGAGTTATCACTTTCTCTCCAGAAAAACTCATAGAATTGTATTCCGTTCGCGAAGCATTAGAGGGCATGGCTGCCAGACTCGCGGCTCGCCATATCACTCAAGAAGAATTACTGAGTTTGGAAATGCTATTGTCGACACATTCCAAACACATCTATGAAGTTGAAGGGGCGTCTTACTTCCACCAGCATGGTGACTTCGACTTCCATTATCGAATCATTCAAGCGAGCCGAAACAGCAAGCTTATCTCTTTGCTTTGCGACGAGCTGTATCACTTGTTGCGCATGTATCGCTACCAATCGCCACGTGCGCAATCTCGTCCTATTGAAGCACTCAATGAACACAAATTCATTCTGCAAGCGATTCACAATCGTGATGAAGAGCTGGCAGAAATGCTGATGAGAAGGCACATCTCAGGCAGCCGAAAACTTATCGAATTACAGATTCTACATTCTGAAAGTAAAGATAGAGAACAAGACTAG